A region of Elusimicrobiota bacterium DNA encodes the following proteins:
- a CDS encoding ATP-binding protein, with protein sequence MRLAGKNDKAVRQLELTYGGGKTHTLITLRHLVNDPEKLPGLPTVAEFVGEIGQKPPQCRIAGLCFDKLDVEKGMDVRSPDGKTRTLKHPWSVLAYQLAGDTGLKVLHASNRAEERETAPAENVLIELLELPGKDGLGTLVLIDEVLMYAREKVAQDREWRSKLVNFFQYLTQAATKVDRCCLVASLLATDPRKSDTLGREIQAELYDIFQRQREEAVEPVVKEDVAEVLRRRFFTPESLKDREGFRQHVLAAIKGIATVDEQTAKQGAEAEERFLKSFPFHPDLTEVLYSKWTQLARFQRTRGVLRTFALALREAEKWDTSPLVGPTVFLAAPDKEGLSEALREMVAVADTEEWEGKKQAWTGILDNEFRQARLIQSESVGLRNREVEQAVVATFLHSQPVGQNARTRDLAVLLGSVRPDKIELEKGLARWSQSSYWLDDLYTAVSAGQLPGTWRLGNRPNLTQMHAVAAKNIPDDTVRARLLDDIGKAKALTANASAAGVRVHTLPTRTKDIEDDGAFHYAVLGPNAASESGKPSAEAKRFLDETTGSDRPRVCRNAVLLVAPSKDGLELAMARVRDYLAWEIVRDEVKKQQKDGNVDPARAQTMQINIDKAKGRIPESIKQAYSIVVTVSDKDDAQAFKITVTEDPHFNTIKADKRSRVQDTAITAEALLPDGPYNLWRAGETARRVKDLAGAFAQLPHLPKMLKATAILDTLVEGCVQGTFVLRLTRPDGTSRSWWMSRPDENALNDPAMELVLPEAAVLTDIAPNLLAPKSLPGLWTSDEIAVKVAFDYFDGKTVIQVDRGGYQEPMQIPKASQEVVETAIAAAVAHSDIWLLSGPASILGEPIPAGVLSASGKLCVPPPAIAAAEILPENLKDAWKCGVSSGFSVATALSVKMGKTLPWKTVRDVISGALQARFLELDAGSQAWPCDFPSAQFVKIKVATAGVKGGTGGTGGEDGSTPKMLVAEAELEPSQVQDLGDIIPKLLDVKNKSNLPLRFQVRIELGDGKTMPSAEAVQKANAILKSVKEDMQLR encoded by the coding sequence TTGCGGCTGGCGGGCAAGAACGATAAAGCTGTCCGCCAACTGGAGTTGACCTACGGTGGCGGCAAGACGCACACGCTGATCACGCTCCGGCATCTCGTCAACGACCCGGAGAAGCTGCCGGGCCTGCCCACCGTGGCGGAGTTCGTGGGGGAGATCGGCCAGAAGCCGCCCCAGTGCCGCATTGCAGGTCTGTGCTTTGACAAGCTCGACGTTGAGAAGGGCATGGATGTCCGGTCGCCGGACGGCAAGACCCGGACGCTCAAGCACCCATGGAGCGTGCTGGCCTACCAGTTGGCGGGCGATACGGGGCTGAAGGTGCTCCATGCCTCGAACAGGGCTGAAGAGCGCGAGACCGCGCCCGCAGAAAATGTCCTGATCGAACTGCTCGAATTGCCCGGCAAAGATGGTCTGGGCACTCTCGTCCTGATTGACGAGGTGCTGATGTATGCCCGCGAGAAGGTGGCGCAGGACAGGGAGTGGCGCAGCAAGCTGGTGAACTTCTTCCAGTACCTCACCCAGGCCGCCACCAAGGTGGACCGCTGTTGTCTGGTGGCGTCGCTCCTGGCAACGGACCCGCGCAAGAGCGACACACTTGGGCGGGAAATTCAGGCCGAACTGTATGACATCTTCCAACGCCAGCGGGAAGAGGCGGTTGAACCGGTGGTGAAAGAGGACGTGGCCGAGGTGCTCCGCCGCCGGTTCTTCACGCCCGAATCGCTCAAGGACCGCGAGGGTTTCCGTCAGCATGTTTTGGCCGCGATCAAGGGCATCGCCACTGTGGATGAGCAGACGGCGAAGCAGGGCGCGGAAGCTGAGGAGCGTTTCCTCAAGAGCTTCCCGTTCCATCCCGACCTGACCGAGGTTCTCTACTCTAAGTGGACGCAACTGGCCCGCTTCCAGCGCACGCGCGGGGTGCTCAGAACCTTCGCGCTGGCATTGCGCGAGGCGGAGAAGTGGGACACCAGCCCGTTGGTGGGGCCGACCGTGTTCCTGGCCGCGCCCGACAAAGAAGGTCTTTCCGAGGCCCTGCGCGAGATGGTGGCCGTGGCGGATACGGAAGAGTGGGAAGGCAAGAAGCAGGCGTGGACCGGAATCCTGGACAACGAGTTTAGGCAGGCCCGCCTGATTCAGTCGGAGTCTGTCGGGCTTCGGAACCGGGAAGTGGAACAAGCCGTTGTGGCGACGTTCCTGCACTCGCAACCGGTTGGGCAGAACGCCCGCACACGGGATCTGGCTGTGCTTCTGGGCTCCGTGCGTCCCGACAAGATCGAGCTGGAGAAGGGCTTGGCCCGCTGGTCGCAGTCCAGCTACTGGCTGGATGATCTCTACACGGCGGTTTCCGCGGGTCAGCTTCCGGGCACATGGCGGTTGGGCAACCGGCCGAACCTGACGCAGATGCACGCTGTGGCGGCGAAGAACATCCCGGATGACACCGTTCGCGCCCGTTTGCTGGACGACATCGGCAAGGCCAAGGCTCTCACCGCCAACGCGTCGGCGGCGGGCGTCCGCGTCCATACGCTTCCGACCCGCACAAAGGACATTGAAGACGACGGCGCATTTCACTACGCCGTGCTCGGGCCGAATGCGGCATCGGAATCCGGCAAACCGAGCGCGGAGGCCAAGCGGTTTCTTGACGAGACCACCGGATCGGATCGGCCGCGCGTCTGCCGCAACGCTGTGTTGCTGGTTGCGCCGTCCAAGGACGGTCTGGAACTCGCCATGGCCCGCGTGCGCGACTATCTGGCATGGGAGATAGTGCGCGATGAGGTAAAGAAGCAACAAAAGGACGGAAACGTGGACCCGGCCCGCGCCCAGACGATGCAGATCAACATCGACAAGGCGAAGGGGCGCATCCCCGAATCCATCAAGCAGGCGTACTCCATCGTGGTCACCGTATCCGATAAGGACGATGCGCAGGCGTTCAAGATCACGGTGACCGAAGACCCGCATTTCAACACGATCAAGGCCGACAAGCGGTCTCGTGTCCAGGACACGGCCATCACCGCTGAGGCTCTGCTCCCGGACGGCCCGTACAACCTCTGGCGAGCAGGCGAGACCGCTCGCCGGGTGAAGGACCTGGCGGGGGCGTTCGCTCAGCTTCCGCATCTGCCGAAGATGCTGAAGGCCACCGCCATCCTGGACACCCTTGTGGAAGGTTGCGTGCAGGGCACGTTTGTGTTGCGGCTGACGCGCCCGGACGGAACGTCGCGCTCGTGGTGGATGTCGAGGCCGGATGAGAACGCGCTTAACGACCCCGCGATGGAACTCGTCCTGCCGGAAGCGGCCGTTCTTACGGATATCGCACCGAATCTGCTCGCGCCCAAGAGTCTGCCTGGGCTGTGGACTTCTGACGAGATTGCCGTCAAAGTGGCGTTTGACTACTTCGATGGCAAGACCGTCATCCAAGTAGATCGAGGCGGCTATCAGGAGCCCATGCAGATTCCCAAGGCCTCGCAGGAGGTCGTCGAGACGGCAATCGCCGCCGCCGTGGCACACAGTGACATCTGGTTGCTCTCGGGCCCTGCCAGTATTCTCGGAGAACCGATCCCGGCAGGCGTTCTGAGCGCCAGCGGCAAGCTCTGCGTGCCGCCTCCGGCTATTGCCGCCGCCGAGATCCTCCCGGAAAACCTGAAGGATGCGTGGAAATGCGGGGTCTCTTCCGGCTTCTCTGTCGCCACCGCGCTATCCGTCAAGATGGGCAAGACGCTTCCATGGAAGACAGTGCGGGATGTCATCAGCGGTGCGCTCCAGGCGAGATTCCTTGAGCTGGATGCCGGATCGCAGGCGTGGCCGTGCGATTTTCCGTCAGCTCAGTTCGTGAAGATCAAGGTCGCCACCGCTGGGGTCAAGGGCGGCACCGGCGGGACGGGTGGAGAGGACGGATCGACACCGAAGATGCTGGTCGCCGAGGCCGAACTCGAACCGTCGCAGGTACAGGACTTGGGCGATATCATCCCCAAACTACTGGACGTCAAGAACAAGTCCAACCTGCCTCTCCGGTTCCAAGTGAGAATCGAACTGGGCGACGGGAAGACGATGCCCTCGGCGGAGGCCGTCCAGAAGGCCAACGCGATTCTGAAAAGCGTGAAGGAAGACATGCAATTGAGGTAG